One stretch of Schistocerca nitens isolate TAMUIC-IGC-003100 chromosome 11, iqSchNite1.1, whole genome shotgun sequence DNA includes these proteins:
- the LOC126213344 gene encoding poly [ADP-ribose] polymerase tankyrase-1-like, which produces MFQHDTLEASCGEVRMADVGGPVLRQLLSYMYTLEAPQQTDTARELLTAADKYGLSALKAACEQQVAAQLEVETAAAAAVLAVRHSCPSLTAAAVHFIRAHEYKVMATQGWADAVRSCPEHLIEVSRLLGEPPAEPSAPAAPADRPPSGSSRTTAAAPATPAARRSPPPPDSAAVSRLRSLSQQERGRRLIEAAEQGAVEQLRELLAAGADVGAREECGGDYTALHVAADGGHEAAASCLVGAGAEVDARDGSGQRTPLHWAAENGHAGVVRLLVGASADPNARDRWGETPLHSAVAGGSAEAAAELLLAGADRGARDVYGRTPLDLDRENDDQELVDMLTQR; this is translated from the exons ATGTTCCAGCACGACACGCTGGAGGCCAGCTGCGGCGAGGTCAGAATGGCGGACGTGGGGGGCCCTGTCCTCAGGCAGCTGCTGTCTTACATGTACACCCTGGAGGCACCCCAGCAGACCGACACGGCCCGGGAGCTGTTGACGGCAGCCGACAAATACGGCCTGTCAGCCCTGAAGGCCGCCTGCGAACAGCAGGTGGCGGCGCAGCTGGAGGTGGAGACGGCGGCGGCTGCCGCTGTGCTGGCGGTGAGGCACTCGTGCCCCAGCCTAACTGCGGCCGCCGTCCACTTCATAAGGGCCCACGAATATAAAGTAATGGCGACGCAGGGCTGGGCAGATGCTGTGCGTAGCTGCCCTGAGCATCTGATTGAAGTGAGTCGGCTGCTCGGTGAGCCACCAGCAGAACCCAG CGCGCCGGCCGCCCCCGCCGACCGGCCGCCCAGCGGCAGCAGCcggaccaccgccgccgcccccgccacccccgccgcccGCCGATCTCCCCCGCCGCCCGACAGCGCCGCCGTCTCCCGCCTGCG GAGCCTCTCTCAacaggagagagggaggaggctgATAGAGGCGGCCGAGCAGGGCGCGGTGGAGCAGCTGCGCGAGTTGCTGGCGGCGGGGGCGGACGTGGGGGCGAGGGAGGAGTGTGGGGGCGACTATACCGCCCTGCACGTGGCAGCAGACGGGGGTCACGAGGCGGCGGCCAGCTGCCTCGTCGGCGCCGGCGCGGAGGTCGACGCCAGGGACGGCTCGGGGCAGAGGACGCCCCTGCACTGGGCTGCAGAGAACGGCCACGCTGGTGTGGTGCGGCTGCTGGTCGGCGCCTCTGCTGACCCCAACGCCAGGGATCGGTGGGGGGAGACGCCGCTGCACTCGGCGGTAGCGGGGGGCAGCGCAGAGGCGGCGGCTGAGCTCCTCCTGGCGGGGGCGGACAGGGGGGCCCGGGATGTGTATGGCAGGACCCCCCTGGACCTCGACAGGGAGAATGACGACCAGGAGCTGGTGGATATGCTGACACAACGCTGA